Part of the Nicotiana sylvestris chromosome 5, ASM39365v2, whole genome shotgun sequence genome is shown below.
CTTTCCAAAACCAAACTAACCACCCCGGGAAGTCACAAAACCATAAATGAACATAGAAAAGAAATAAATTGGGGAACATAGCAACAATACATAGAccgatcggccgggtcgttaaaCAATTGCATTTGGGGTAATATTTCTGTTTGATTTATGAACAGAAACATATGTCTTAGTTCCTTGAACATTCTTAGAGTCCGCTAAAATTCACGTTGGGTCATTGTACTATAAGCAATCTTTTCTCTAGTTTGGTGATCGTGTTTTCCTCACCTTTTTATATAATTAGTCTTTATAGACGTGAATTGCCATGTCATCTATGAAATTTTTATGCAAGAAAAACTCATCACTCATATCCCAAGATTCTCAACAATTGAAGGCTTTTCTAATATGAAATTCCGGAACATTGACCCGATAATAAGAAACTTATGAAAACGCATATTAATGGGGCCAACTAAGATGGAAGAGATATTGAAAAACCTTTCTCACTTCACTGGAATATATTTCTTATTGGAAAAACGTTCTCACTCACTGGAATATATTTCTCCTTTCAACATGAATGAATAGATACGTATTCCACTTGTTTAAATGAATAGTTCATTTTTATAACAAACCACCAAGTGAGGGGCTATAGGAAGGGGAAAAAAAGAAGTTTAATGTAAAAATTATGACTTTGTTTTGGGGAGATTCGCATCTATATCCACTTTTTGgttcacgttttaacttgtgtccacTTTGCAATAAAATTACAAGCGTACTCACTTTTCGCGTAAACTTCATGCATACTGGCctaaagtagcaaagacaatcatgcAAACCTCAGCATTCTATtagacgggcctgaagttgtttgtaattgctgaacttaagcattctactagctgaagttttgttctctatttgctgaacttcagcatgttttacttgaagttttgtcctggattcaatagttttgtcgtaaagctttttcaaaaacttcaacagaagatgctgaagttatttagttcatttgtaaaaacttctatactaaataagctaaagttttgaactggattcattagttttcaaaaacttcagcaaaagatgctgaagttatttagtttattttgtaaaaacttcagcactaaaataagctaaagttttgtactagattcattagttttgttataaagctttttaaaaaatttcagcagaagatgctgaagttatttagttcatttgtaaaaacttcagcaataaataagctgaaattttgtactggattcattagttttgtcataaagctttttcaaaaacttcagcagaagatgctgaagttatttagttcatttgtaaaaacttcagcactaaataagctgaagttttgtcctgaattcattagttttgtcataaagctttttcaaaaacttcagcagaaaatgctgaagttatttagttcatttgtaaaaaacttcagcactaaataagctaaaATTTTTGTCCTACAGTCGTACTAGCTGAAATTTCAAAGCTTCAGCATAATAGTTCAACTTGCATCAATAAAGCCGCAATCAGCTTGCTGTTTGATATTACATTCCTGCATCATTCTAAATtcattgcaaatataataaaTACGGACAGTGAAttataaatagatgaagaaaagttCTAAAACGCTGTTGCAACAGATATGACAGTCATTATGAGCAAATCGACAGTAAAATATACTACAAATTAAGAGTAGAAtaaagagtagaaaagaaaggAGGAAGAAAGGAGCGCACAGGTTGCAGGAAGAAGGAGATGCCTGAAGTTGTAAAACGTAGGGTATagattaataaattttaaaaatatagatatAGGTTAAAAGAGCGCCACGTGCAATTTTGTCTTTTAGGAATTAGGCCCAAATTTAAAGTACAATTATTTTTGGTTTAGGGTGTCATGATCTAGTTAGCTGTCTTGTCCATTTGTAACTTGTTTAGctgaactttttaaaaattagaaaagcCTTTTTTCAAACGGAAACATACTGATATAATTTGAAAGTCAGGACGTTCGGCTTTActtcaaagaaaaaagaaattctTAAGATTTTGTTCATAATTTACAACTCTTAGTTCTTATTTTTCACAACTCCTAGATGAATGTTGATAACTTACAGTCCAGTACCTTCGAAAATATTAGTTAAGCAATATCCATGAAACTCTTGTTCTTTAGTTAGTATTTAATATGGTGTTAATAAATTGTAACATTGAATTAGTCATGAAAAATGAGTAATTATTGGCAACGGCAAATCTTTCAACTGTTGTATTATAAATTTAAGAGGAACATTTGAAATTTCAAAGAAAAAGACCCTTTCACAAACATAATGAAAGTAGCAATGAAAGGGAAACGACATATATTATttctacaaaaaaataaaatttttgtatGTGTATTGTCATTATAGTAAATCAAGCAGACTCAATAAATCAAACACACTCAGTATGCATTGTTGTCGTTTCGTTTTCTGGACTTTTATTCTTCTGCTTCTTTGTTTGTCTGAACTCTCCGTAGAAATATGAGACGAAACcccaaagagaaagaaaaagagcaaGGCCTTTTTCACCTGAAAAATTTTCCCTATAAAAAATTACAGCTAATACCTCAGTAACAGGAAGTAAAACTGCGATCATAACCCCAGACATCAAAGAAGAAGAGCAGTAAATGACTCCAATAACACCCACAAAGAAGCATTGCCAAATAATGGCAGTCCATACTATCACTGTATAATATCTAGCTTCTCCGAGGTTAAATTGTTTTGCCTCCCTCGATATTGCCTGCAAATTTGATCAATATGTTAATCCTTGCTCTTTAAAGAGATTGCCCATAGCTAAAACAAAATTGAATCCAGTAGTAGCTAGTTTTCATACATTTTTGGTATATCCAAAATTAATTTAACGCGTCATATAAAAATGTCTCAGTCAACTCAAACCCATGATATTGAtgtatgtcaaattttaaaaatgtaacaaaagAGTCTATGGAATATGAATAATTTAGCGTTTCGAGCTGGTTTCTTCTTTAATGTCCCACTGCTAAAGTCAAACTCACAACTCATCACAAGCTTTTGTTCTTTCTCTTGtcattaaaataaaaagaaaacttaAGGGAATtgaaataagaagaaataaaCGAAGacagaagaaaaaacaaaaaaaacaaaagaagtttCCAACGAATATAAGAAATCTGGATTAATGATCGTTGGTAAACGCCAATACATCACCTAAAGAGAAGTTGATAAAATTATCATTACATATTTCTCTCGTTAGGTATTAATTACCATCAGAGAAAAAAATAAATCGATGAAACTAGGGTCTTAAACGTGTAATAGAATATTTGTGCTTCTTTAAAACTTTTCAAACTTATAATTTTAAACTTGCATAACGTTGTATGGTTATAAAAAACTTTTTATTTAGGCCAAACCGAAAAGTTTAAAGTTACATACTTTTAAATGCATAAATATGTCTTTTATTTGAAATGGACCAATACAAAAAGAGTTTTGAATTATTTACCGTAACACTATAAAGTTCTTTATATGAGGTTATCAAACTAATGTATGATAAAATTCaacaataattattttttaaaatgacttGACAGTTTAAAAGATTTTAAATTAATGTTGCCTAGAAGTTAAACACACAAACGAATGGTATAACAAAAACGCAATGGAGAGTAAGATGCATGTGTAGCAATGAGTTACAAGGGAAGAAAAAAGTACCTGAAAATCGTTATTTACAATCATTCCCATGGTGCAAAAAGTAGTAGCAGCAAGACACATGATCATCTGAATCTCCAACACCAACGTAGCAGTAATAACTTGTTTTGccttcaagtaaatcaactcaataCAAGGCAAAATGACTCCATACAAAGCTGCCGCCAATAGTGTCATCATAAAACCAAGAATATAGGCTTTACTTGTCACACCTTCTGGTCGATCACCATTAGATCGAATACCCAATAAAACAGCACCAACTGTCAACAAAATTACTGCATTGATGGAGTAGGGTGTGAACTTTAACTTTACTATGAAGAAAGCACCTACTGCCGTGAAGGCAAGTTGGGCAGCAAGAAGAAGTGAAGAGGTTGACACAGGGAGTTTTGACCCGCCCCACGAATAAAGAAAATCATCAAGACCAGTTACAACGCCAATGATGAACGATGCAATGAAAATTCGGGGTGTTATAAAGTAAAGCTTGGTATTAGAGTCTTGGGTTTTTCGACGATAACAGTATAGGATGGCAAGAGGTATAAGAGTGAGTGGCCATCCAGCAGTTTGTAACCAACTACTGAACCATACTCTTGAACCTCCTTCGACATAATATAGACGCATCATTAGAGGGCCACCACAGATACCAACAGCGAGTATAAGACAGTTAATAAGCAGGAGGATTCTCCTCAGGTTGGTGCTTAATCCTTTATGTTCCATATTAATTTTGATTTGGATGCTAAGTTGGAGTATTCTGCTGAATGGTCTTCTTCTCCAAAGGTTTGGATTTTTGGACTTCTTGCAGTGATGAGATTTGTAGCCGGCTATTTATAATTGAGGAAAAACTTAGTATATTCCCACGATGTGTTTTACGACATAGACTGGGACTACTATAATGACCTCCTGGAGTTCCTTGGCGAGCTCTGACAATTAAAAAACATAGTATAAGAGCACATACTAAACAAGCAACGATTATGAGTAACTTTATTATTTTATTGCAgcattgaatttttgaaaaaactagTACGCCAACCATGGACGGTGGCGCGTAAATAGTCATAACAACGCTACTGGTTAGCATAGTATTTTGCATTTCCACGTGTGAAGAGAAAAATATGGATTAATAAACTTAACAAGGAAGGGACAAACGTGGGTTATAGTTAAGAGTTGAATAATGATTAGTAGCAACCCATATGCCAATTTTGTTTAATTAGATAATTATGAGTAGTCAAATTTGGTCTTCTGTCTTCCCCACTCCCCCAACAGCTCCAACTAACATGGAGTTGGAGGGACGCGCGACAATGGTTAGACTCGACTTCTTTCAAATTCTTTTTCCTATAATTAAACAAAAGGCTGTGAAACTCATGGGTTTATAGATATAGGAGTATCATCTCGTCAAGTAGAGATGTTAATTAAATATAAACAAATCAAAAGTTTAGCTATAGAGATGACATAGGGGTGCAAGTTTAAATAGCCATTATGCCGTTTTGCTTAAAAAATTATACTAAAATTCACTTTTAAACCACTGTTTCAAATATTTCACTTGAAACATAAAATGGCATGGCCAAATTAGTATTTTGCCATGTCCCGAAACTGGGCAGGACACTTTTAAACCACTGTTTCAAATATTTCACTTGAAACATAAAATGTCATGGCCAAATTAGTATTTTTGCCATATCCCGAAACTGGGCAGGACATGACTGGCACCTAAACCTTAATACCATTGAGTGAACCATATTCTAGCGAATTGAAGGTTTGAAATAATCtcaataacaaaaaataacaataaagtCTTTATTAAATTCTGAAAAACAAACCAAATAAGAGTTTAATTTCAAACAATCTAGCACACCAACCCACATGTAACTTTGGGGTATTCCCATGGGGATaatatctaaaataaataaaagcttaAGAAGAGATCTGCTAGCGCTGGAATGAATCAATGAAGCCTCCACACTAAGTCTAGGAAATGTTCCTTTAGCCACATACCTTGTTAACTGCGAAACTCATTGCATGGTAAATTCAACCGAACTAAGTACTTCTAATAATACCCAGCAAGTCCGGTTGACCACCCATAAGTCGGGAATAAGAATTTTTGGGGCTAAACACTAATAATAACATGCAATAAcataatataaataatttattaaattaatatatatAGAAATTTGCAAGCTAAACTGAAACATAAAATTTAAGTTAAAATCTAATGATTGAGTATATTTGAATTTAATTATTTTGCAAAACACATGTGACAAACGATGGCACCTGCGGGTGTGAGGATAAACTAACCCATTCTCTAACCCTTGTGGCTTTTATACTTGGGGAGATTGGCTACTTCTCCTAAACATGTAAGTCTAAATAAATAATGGCACCTGCAAGTATGAGGATGGCTAGCCCATTCCTGGGCCCTGATAACTTTTATACTAGGGAGGTTGACCACTTCTCCCAAATACATAAATCTATAAACGTAGAGTATAAGTATGAGATAGTTAACCCTGTCCACCGTGGCTCTCACGCTTAGGGAGAGTGGTTACTTCTTGTAAAATGTattcaataatatatatatatatatatatatatatatatatatatatatatatatatatatttattctgAGTTGGATCTGAGTAAATGCAATCATTATAAAATATACATGTAATTAAATCAAGCAAGAATTTTAATTGCTTCTGATATTCTAAGCTAGCTGAATTATCATGCAAGATAATTCAATTTCTGTAAGATAATCTTAATCATGAACTCGTAATATATTCATTGTATTTATACAGTCAAGGGTTTTCAAGcaaataatcaaattatttaaACTTAAAAACATTCATTCACTTTCTTATCAAGCAAAATTTCTTATTAGTATTTTCTTATCAAGCCCTTGACTTGGAGGAAATAACTCAACTCACCTAAAATCACCTATCCAAATCTTCTCTCAACAACCTTGTGTAGCCAACTCTTTGAGATGTACAAATTTAAGGGGTTAAAATCGTTAACCAAAACCCAATTCCTCCATCAAATTCTCAGTTAGCCATCTAGAGCCTAAAGTTAATTTTTGCATTTAACTTCatcaatttttatattttataatatttattACGGTCAAAAATTCTAACTTAATGCTAGGGAGTAGTAGAGTTTTCCTTGAGAGAAGTTCCCACAAACCCTAGGTTTTCCCTTTCATGAGTTCTTGAAGATGTTTCTTGAAATCTAGGAATTTGTCAAGTTGTTTAATATTAGGATCTTGAGTAAATATTGAAAATCTATATATTTTCTCATGAATTACACACCTTTGAGTGTGAGAGTTTGCCCAACTTTGTGCTTGCTATGCCAGAGAAGACCTAATGTTCAAAACCTGTCTTTTTCAAAATCTGAAATTTATACCTACAGATCACCGCGTGGCAGTagaatattgtataaaaattgagCTATTTTTCTATACTTGACCTAATTCACCCGGCGATTGCGTTTTGGAGCAAAAGTGAGTTATTTTCTATATTTGGCCTCTAACACTTTTCTCCCATCTTTTTGAATATTGTACTTACATAACTTATTATTGATTCATCTTTTAATATCTATGTAAGTACTTTTTTCACTTAAGTCTTTGAAATAAATCTTACCATAAAATTTCATAGTATGAGTGTTAACTCAAGGCTTAAGGGATCATTAAAATAGTTGAGGCTTTATATTCTTTTCCCCTCGTAtgacattcgtccttgaatgttgaatCTTGTCGCTCCTTGAACTGAGAGAAGGTTAGACTTTCCTAATTCTTATTTTACTTCTAAAACTCAAAAATTTTGCTAACTCTCAAATTTTCTAAGTGTTTTGGCAGAGCTTACTCTGTAACTGGAGCAATTCAATGGTATTCAACCTGTTTAAACAACATAATAATATTCTTCACTCGTTCGGAATTTCATGATCTCCAACAACCAACTATTACAATATAACAACACAAACATTCTCCTCCATGTATCATACATAACTTATAAACGCATGTTTGGAGATAAATTACTCAATAGGTAACAAGTAAATGTATATAGCCGTGAAAGTAACTTATCGTATCATTAGCAACTTAAATACCTAAAATTTGAAATAATTGAGGGTATTGTTTACCTTTAAAAATAgataataattgaatttatactcagttttaaggatacgtagattAATTCGTTACAAATGATTAATGAAGTTAGATAAGCAATTAAAAGATAGAATAGATAACCAAACAAATGAAAATACTGAACTCGGCCTCGGTTAAAGGCTTAACAAGAAGCCTGCCTTCGGTTCCGGACCAGTGCTTATGAAGAACTTATGAACCACAACAAAATTTtcaataaccaaaaaaaaatagaTGTATATTGTCTTGGTATGCATGTTACAATGTATCTAATGAATAGTCAACTTCCCTTTTATATAAGGGGAGTTTTACCCTAGGTACaagtctaaaaaaggtaaaaaaatttcTTCTCTCTAATCACTGATCTACCGCTGATACGGGACGATATTCACACCATGACATCCGGTTAGGAATAGATATCACGACCCTTTGTTAATCGTGTGCATCCATTTGGCAATGTTTTTCGAGGTCTCGTTATTCGAATCAGGTCTGGGGACATGATCTCGATGGCTCTGGGGGAATGACCTTAATGTCTCAGGGGGCAGGTGTTTTGTTCGCGCTTTGATACGGGAGGCTCCCGACTTCGATCTCGACTACGTGCCATTATGACCTCTCTTCGTTCACCCAGCGAGAAATTAGGTTATAAAAACCTCTGATATTacccgtatacaaatagtcccctcgtttctcatAGGGTAGGTTTGCTGAAATGATGAGAAATGACATATGTTTCCCGATTCCTTCTTTCATATGCTATAATACAAAACGACGAAGAAGCCGAAATGTCCCGTGAGTCGTGTCATTCTTAATTTGAACAGGTGTTAACCATTGGTTGGTTACCCCTAAATGTGAAGCGTCGCGAACTTTTTTCTATATAAGGTTTCACCCCTTGTTCTTTTTTCACATTTCGACCAAGCTTCTACTCTCGAACTCCCAAGCTATCATCAGCCTTTTTCAAACTTTCATATCTTCTCCCTTATTCTTAAGAATTTACTATAATATCCAGGTTTTTACCCAGATTTTCCTGAAATCATTATACTCAACTCTTCATCTTTCAAAATCTTCTCTTGAGTTTTTAAACTTCTTCAAATAATAATGGCTAAAACATTTAAATATGTTCCTCAACAAGTTGCCTCTTCATATgcacactagatactagagggtcataataaggctcctaaggtctaggaggagctagaataccactggctgctagaagaattgaatgaacggggtgactcacataacccctaccatgacgaactgcagctaGGGCACGGGCATCAGAATAATGGTCCGtatctcgagacctcttggcctctctctcctccctatcccgagcaagcataccctactctcctagcaatactaACCACCTGCTGATACgcgatatccatctctaactccaaggccatgctagacctgatgttgggaatgagACCCTCAATAAATCGCCAAACCCTCTCTTGAACTGTAGAAatcaaggctggtgcatgcctagccaagtcactaaaatagacgacatactctgaaatagtcataGTAGCCTggtgcaactgctcaaactccgcgcgccatgcatccctgaggctctgagggacatactccctcaaaaacatatctGAGAGTTGAGTCCATGTAAGGGAAACTGACTCAGCCGGACTATCTAACTCAAAAGTATGCCACCACTAATATGTTGCTCCTCGAagttggaaggtagtgaaagaaaccccactcgactctgCTATGCCCATAGTGTGGAGGATACGGTTGTAgtactcctccagaaatccctgagcaacctctgatgctagaccactaaatgtaGGAGGGTCGTAAttcttgtacctctcgagcctCCGCTGCTCCTCCTCTGAAGCTGCTGCCTTACCCTCGGGATAAATTGGGGCTACACgcggtaccggtataacctctggGATCTAATCAACCTGATCCCGCTGCTCTaaagtgcgggcggcgggagtttgtgctcctccccccgcctgagatgtggctacaacaaggggaatcaaccatgcctgagctagagtgatgtacatgctcatgaacagGGCAAGGgtctcctaaagagctggagtagtagtagtaggcgtattaGGTGCCTGTGCTCTAACTAgaactactggtggctcctctgcaGCAGCTTGTGTGGGTGCTCTGACTGCACCACGTGCACGTCAtcagcctctaccccgaccccgacctcgagcggctctagcagggggcgggggtgcctggtcatctccggtagcacgtgtcatcaccatctgtgagagaatagaagacaaaagtttagaatttcgaTTTCAATAATCTCACATgacaaataacaaacacccatattCAATCTAGCAaaagatggcaacacccatcaattacccatactagggttgagccacaaccctagctaatgggtttaactgctcatgcttgaaggagaaaataaagaaatagatgaagaaccaGACATATTAATTTAAAAGCTAATGTAATACAAAGAATCTATCGTAGAATCTaagttaagatgccaaaaatggctacccaatatcttctcacgagcgcagctacgTTCTAGAATtgactgatgacctaaaaatggtaaaatattctatttatactagactggaaaaactggacaaaaatacccctgcggggtcagtgcagaccgcataaaatggaccacGGCTGCACTAGGCTCTTagacttcaattctgggctctctgagCTTGGGCTCCgtggaccgcgtagaatggaccgcgatCGCGGAGGTAgctggtgcggtccgcacaatcatgaccgcggaccgcatggcttgaactttggcattttcTATCTCTCTAAATCTCTcttccgcggaccacacaaaaaggtagtgcggctgcggaaccttcaccgcggaccgcgcaatgtGTACTGCGGCTGCAttgcctgaagcctggttttgccatctctctgaatcacctagtgcggccaCATTGGACTTTGTGCGGCCCACACTAGGCTTGTTtgcctcagtttactttgtctttgatacctgagcaggtttcactccttttgagccgatctttgacattttgtcactttgtcgatcaaacctgcaatcaagcacaacttatgagccttttgggactattttgtaacaatttataatcaaagcataggcaagaaggagcatgaaactcgttaaaatccctacttatcagga
Proteins encoded:
- the LOC104237206 gene encoding purine permease 1-like — translated: MEHKGLSTNLRRILLLINCLILAVGICGGPLMMRLYYVEGGSRVWFSSWLQTAGWPLTLIPLAILYCYRRKTQDSNTKLYFITPRIFIASFIIGVVTGLDDFLYSWGGSKLPVSTSSLLLAAQLAFTAVGAFFIVKLKFTPYSINAVILLTVGAVLLGIRSNGDRPEGVTSKAYILGFMMTLLAAALYGVILPCIELIYLKAKQVITATLVLEIQMIMCLAATTFCTMGMIVNNDFQAISREAKQFNLGEARYYTVIVWTAIIWQCFFVGVIGVIYCSSSLMSGVMIAVLLPVTEVLAVIFYRENFSGEKGLALFLSLWGFVSYFYGEFRQTKKQKNKSPENETTTMHTECV